From a single Drosophila sulfurigaster albostrigata strain 15112-1811.04 chromosome 3, ASM2355843v2, whole genome shotgun sequence genomic region:
- the LOC133845605 gene encoding F-box only protein 42: MATCNRNLNENSVNTTVCSPSKCPSTTINLNVLPDEILEFIFTFLPPYGDLEHCSLVCKRWQSIVKNFVRRSQLNLEKGLADFRLRWEVFSQQTAAAVEANIPSLPTGMPMPIIAGRFAHSTVRHGNSMFVFGGGSSSDTTFNDLWRFDLTHMRWSRPLATGTYPSPKGSASMVAWRDKLVLFGGWRYPSLHPPYQPWCLFDELHYYDLAKDRWLARNSMPCPPPMAGHSATVHANRMIVFGGYQIKDDVNVNSNDTWVLDLEEQRWWQPLFVGNTRPAPRYGQIQVELDKHHLLVVGGCGGANRVYTDAWLLDMTRDAWSWKQLSVRNKNFGAVHMWCNPGCRVNNYLVVVGPSPKIPLDFQIMKQSRVPVVGGSALRFAGLGQAPPPPPPLYQQQPGHRVQVPDRRPGVVLPEQQLQRQHQQRANNVRLGGAAALAPQEQYLANRRAILNQHMQQAQQFMHNNNVNNNNNNYQPRSGRLSDLHAPPGAAAPAAAPSVPAPLDGDADAAQRLQRNLALRCRDNEPLLPKRFDEHYEDPFRMAAFNVPGRSRSASRDHSERIRRMEEKMNAIRNSRRSAPAHVEPQALRAPSPKRLRCNVQSLFVCDISSLLQNDNGCEPGLDWVEYKNFGVLNGAPDRLILSSLIAGNGELILFGGVHKETLTDITHHVSNSIHFLSVPRDII; the protein is encoded by the exons ATGGCCACGTGCAATCGTAATCTTAACGAGAACTCTGTCAATACGACAGTATGTAGTCCATCCAAATGTCCCAGCACCACAATAAACCTCAATGTGCTGCCCGACGAAATCCTCGAGTTTATTTTCACCTTTCTGCCACCATACGGGGATTTGGAGCACTGTAGCCTAGTGTGCAAGCGCTGGCAGTCTATAGTGAAGA ATTTCGTGCGTCGCTCGCAGCTCAATTTGGAGAAAGGACTCGCTGACTTTCGGCTGCGATGGGAGGTCTTCTCCCAGCAAACTGCTGCCGCTGTAGAGGCCAACATTCCGAGCCTGCCAACTGGTATGCCAATGCCCATAATTGCCGGACGTTTTGCTCACTCTACAGTGCGTCATGGAAACTCGATGTTTGTGTTTGGAGGCGGCTCATCTTCGGATACCACATTCAATGATCTGTGGCGTTTTGACTTGACGCATATGCGTTGGTCACGTCCCCTCGCCACTGGCACATATCCCTCGCCTAAGGGTAGCGCCTCAATGGTAGCATGGCGAGATAAACTGGTGCTGTTTGGTGGCTGGCGTTATCCCTCATTGCATCCGCCATATCAACCGTGGTGTCTATTTGATGAGCTGCATTACTACGATTTGGCCAAGGATCGTTGGCTGGCACGCAACTCCATGCCCTGTCCACCGCCCATGGCTGGGCACTCGGCGACTGTGCATGCCAATCGCATGATTGTGTTTGGAGGCTATCAGATCAAAGATGATGTTAATGTCAACTCGAATGATACGTGGGTGTTGGATTTGGAGGAGCAGCGTTGGTGGCAACCACTGTTTGTGGGCAATACGCGACCTGCCCCACGCTACGGACAAATTCAAGTGGAGTTGGACAAGCATCAtctgcttgttgttggtggcTGTGGTGGCGCAAACCGAGTGTATACCGATGCCTGGCTGCTGGATATGACACGCGATGCATGGAGCTGGAAGCAGCTAAGTGTGCGCAACAAGAATTTCGGTGCTGTCCACATGTGGTGCAATCCCGGCTGCAGAGTTAACAATTACTTAGTTGTTGTGGGACCCTCACCCAAAATACCGCTTGACTTTCAAATTATGAAGCAGAGTCGCGTGCCCGTTGTCGGTGGTAGCGCTCTGCGCTTCGCTGGCCTTGGCCAAgcgccaccaccgccgccaccacTCTACCAGCAGCAGCCTGGTCATCGTGTCCAGGTTCCAGATCGCAGGCCAGGCGTTGTGTTGCCtgaacagcagctgcagcgacAGCATCAGCAACGGGCTAATAATGTGCGCTTGGGCGGCGCCGCTGCCTTAGCGCCACAGGAGCAGTATTTGGCAAACAGGCGAGCGATACTCAACCAGCATATGCAGCAGGCACAGCAATTTATGCATAACAACAAtgtcaataacaataacaacaactatcaACCACGTTCGGGAAGACTCAGTGATTTGCATGCGCCACCTGGGGCAGCTGCACCAGCTGCTGCACCATCTGTTCCCGCTCCACTGGATGGAGATGCGGATGCTGCTCAGCGATTGCAACGCAATTTGGCATTGCGGTGTCGTGACAACGAACCACTTTTGCCCAAACGCTTTGACGAGCATTACGAG gATCCGTTCCGCATGGCAGCCTTCAATGTGCCAGGACGCTCACGGAGTGCATCTCGAGATCACAGCGAGCGAATACGCCGCATGGAGGAGAAGATGAATGCCATACGCAACTCGAGACGCAGTGCACCTGCCCATGTGGAGCCGCAAGCGTTGCGCGCTCCCTCGCCCAAGCGTCTCAGATGCAATGTGCAATCTCTGTTTGTTTGTGACATCTCTAGCTTGCTGCAGAATGATAATGGCTGCGAGCCAGGCTTGGATTGGGTGGAGTACAAGAATTTTGGCGTGCTAAATGGTGCACCTGATCGCCTCATATTATCCAGCCTAATAGCTGGCAACGGCGAGCTGATTTTATTTGGTGGCGTTCACAAGGAGACGCTTACCGACATCACACACCATGTGTCCAATTCTATCCACTTCCTAAGTGTGCCACGTGATATTATCTAA
- the LOC133845604 gene encoding mediator of RNA polymerase II transcription subunit 16 — protein sequence MTILYKVESRREFGTNKDNNVFPHKVVLCAVSSRNIIAFSVLQSLSSHVYVCDIVTPWQHYKVCSSKSLINVLEWSANGEQLLLGYIGGRIEIWEPKEHTLNLWQLQYHANIPSEDIVQAKFFHNGKGVVFNTQKKDHTYYAEKFERLEQRPTLTGFGGVATEGCILLTSSGLLAAFTLPQLQRTNPSNNSGAEPVDNSGQGDQIELTPATHSIGISRSYIEHCSIVASATGALNVAYSIGWQQQQQLVYCFKVSLQLEGEKITIKSESLASIFLNATPASQPSRRITQLLWKRVANDDVIFVVFGSPEGGSLLEQWTLTRRHQNVHALLQQSATAAGNNKSVDFSPSESWEQVAKLQLNSQIAHLSSTRLVAVDCEQLYAIMQDNSVDVLEPGTLKKVNHTQFERDGDTRFICADLTPTSQMLIIFDSQAQLHAMQTPMLKQTTGTMQLLQLLLEYCIVTGVDASDVLMLNLGNLEALVEKLTDNFTRQPSYVRQFYYANFLALKSNLCRAQQQEFDNLIILHAISSTFKSLLRPSDLGCQDKGPADNLAMKLAESVPDVDLVLQNLNAKDFTVEPMMLQSLQQLIQWVTDLALNMLNRLPDEVMKSKLSGKRPSYDISRDIVAIGSLRELLVMIRIWGLLNPQCLPVYTKTMENIDVLLILFRLLTRLAQNTAEPDELLLDECSLLSKQLLIPQLTKYNPTTLLSTQGYTAVKSGQLVFTSQVEPVGLQDIEMEQVVFSNCVKDGVSNLQIGASPHTIRRCARCGFVNSANKVAKTSAMKAWCNKWLHCHCGGFWKQIN from the exons atgaCAATATTGTATAAAGTGGAAAGCCGGCGTGAATTCGGAACTAACAAAGACAACAATGTGTTTCCGCATAAAGTAGTGCTGTGTGCCGTCTCTTCTCGAAACATCATCGCATTTAGCGTCCTTCAGAGTCTCTCGAGTCACGTCTACGTGTGTGATATTGTGACGCCTTGGCAGCATTATAAGGTCTGCTCTTCCAAATCGCTAATCAATGTGCTGGAGTGGAGTGCAAACGGGGAGCAATTGCTGCTTGGCTACATTGGCGGTCGCATTGAGATTTGGGAGCCCAAAGAGCACACATTGAACCTTTGGCAGCTGCAGTATCATGCCAACATTCCCAGCGAAGACATTGTGCAGGCGAAATTTTTCCACAACGGTAAAGGTGTCGTATTCAACACGCAGAAAAAAGATCACACCTACTATGCTGAGAAATTCGAGCGTTTGGAGCAGCGGCCAACATTGACCGGCTTTGGCGGCGTCGCCACCGAGGGATGCATTCTGTTGACTTCGTCGGGATTGTTGGCGGCTTTCACGCTGCCTCAACTGCAGAGAACGAACCCTAGCAATAACAGTGGAGCTGAACCCGTAGACAACAGCGGTCAGGGCGATCAAATTGAACTGACGCCAGCGACGCACAGCATTGGAATCTCCCGCAGCTACATCGAACACTGCAGTATAGTGGCGAGCGCAACTGGAGCTCTCAATGTGGCCTACAGCATTggttggcagcagcaacaacaactggttTATTGCTTCAAG gtCTCGCTGCAATTGGAGGGTGAAAAAATTACAATCAAGTCGGAATCGTTGGCAAGCATATTTCTAAACGCAACGCCAGCTTCACAGCCCAGCAGGCGCATCACGCAGCTGCTGTGGAAACGAGTGGCCAACGACGATGTCATCTTCGTCGTCTTTGGCTCCCCTGAAGGCGGCAGTCTCCTGGAGCAATGGACGCTCACTCGTCGTCATCAGAATGTTCATGCTCTGCTGCAGCAATCGGCGACAGCAGCTGGAAACAACAAGTCCGTTGATTTCTCGCCCAGCGAGAGCTGGGAACAAGTGGCCAAACTACAGTTAAATTCACAAATTGCTCATTTGTCCAGCACGCGGCTTGTTGCTGTGGACTGTGAGCAGTTGTATGCTATAATGCAGGACAACAGTGTGGATGTTCTGGAGCCGGGCACATTAAAGAAGGTGAATCATACGCAATTTGAACGCGATGGCGACACTAGATTCATTTGCGCAGATCTGACACCCACCAGTCAAATGCTGATCATATTCGATAGTCAGGCCCAGTTGCATGCCATGCAAACTCCAATGTTGAAGCAAACCACGGGCACAATGCAGCTGCTTCAGTTGCTGCTCGAGTATTGCATTGTGACGGGCGTGGATGCCAGCGATGTCTTGATGCTTAACCTGGGCAATCTGGAAGCATTGGTGGAGAAGTTAACCGATAATTTCACACGTCAACCGTCTTATGTCCGTCAGTTTTATTATGCAAACTTTCTGGCGCTCAAGAGTAATCTGTGCCGCGCCCAGCAGCAAGAGTTTGACAATCTCATCATATTGCACGCCATTTCAAGTACATTTAAGAGCCTTTTGCGGCCATCGGATCTGGGCTGCCAGGATAAAGGACCGGCGGACAATTTGGCCATGAAACTGGCCGAGTCAGTGCCAGATGTTGATCTTGTTTTGCAAAATCTAAACGCTAAGGACTTCACCGTTGAGCCAATGATGCTGCAGAGCCTGCAGCAGCTCATCCAGTGGGTCACCGACTTGGCGCTCAATATGCTGAACCGGCTGCCAGACGAGgtaatgaaaagtaaattgtCGGGAAAGCGACCCAGCTACGATATAAGTCGCGACATTGTGGCCATTGGCAGTTTGCGTGAACTGCTGGTCATGATACGGATTTGGGGACTGCTGAATCCGCAGTGCCTGCCTGTGTATACTAAGACAATGGAGAATATCGATGTATTGCTCATACTTTTTAGACTGTTGACGCGGCTGGCGCAGAACACAGCCGAGCCGGACGAACTGCTACTTGACGAGTGCAGTTTGTTGTCCAAACAGTTGCTAATACCACAACTCACCAAATATAACCCGACCACTTTGTTGAGCACGCAAGGATACACCGCAGTAAAGTCAGGACAACTGGTCTTCACATCGCAGGTGGAACCAGTTGGACTACAAGACATTGAAATGGAGCAGGTTGTGTTTTCCAATTGTGTCAAGGATGGCGTCAGCAATCTTCAGATCGGAGCCAGCCCCCATACCATTAGACGATGCGCCCGTTGCGGATTTGTGAATAGCGCTAATAAGGTGGCCAAGACGTCGGCTATGAAAGCATGGTGTAACAAGTGGTTGCATTGCCATTGCGGTGGATTTTGGAAGCAAATTAATTAG
- the LOC133845609 gene encoding LOW QUALITY PROTEIN: uncharacterized protein LOC133845609 (The sequence of the model RefSeq protein was modified relative to this genomic sequence to represent the inferred CDS: inserted 1 base in 1 codon; deleted 1 base in 1 codon), with amino-acid sequence MSTAAVMELAVAHRKEQANVGTLLARRYADLLHAEKHTDCVFHVCEQQLKGHKLILSAASPVFEAMFYGPLQEPEPEIEIHDISAAIFKVLIEYIYSGSVDYECLQLEECIELYYAAEKYLLDQLITDALLAVSRKLRFSNVLPALELSVCMGLDRLLDVCMSFFMRCCVNNDQYLSYLKENYVHVSKECVKSIIAASKEPHKLLLWYVYEWTQQECDDAGLGDAXHLAGYASPPEAANSRDVVPATVVERCYYKACRPFTIDAESNVWRLDMKCSRFISVLGLVLNSRLAPNLTCHIGRVPQEYRESLRIDLYADGDDPVWTHIIQNQLTKYNCDLHLSWSREQACVLTPEVQYVLQLRWESSAFGAEYPCSLQSCLVDGIRFIDGDSFSGSLVKGLRYVNLV; translated from the exons ATGAGCACTGCCGCTGTCATGGAGTTGGCCGTTGCCCATCGCAAGGAACAGGCGAATGTAGGCACATTGCTGGCTCGCCGCTATGCGGATTTGTTGCATGCTGAAAAGCACACCGACTGTGTGTTCCATGTGTGCGAACAACAGTTGAAGGGTCACAAGTTGATCCTAAGCGCAGCCAGT CCCGTGTTTGAGGCAATGTTCTATGGACCACTGCAGGAACCGGAACCGGAGATTGAGATACACGACATCAGTGCGGCAATCTTCAAGGTGCTCATCGAATACATCTACAGCGGCAGCGTGGACTACGAGTGCTTGCAGCTGGAGGAATGCATTGAACTCTACTATGCCGCCGAGAAGTATCTGCTGGATCAACTCATAACCGATGCTTTACTTGCTGTATCCCGCAAGCTGCGCTTCTCTAACGTTCTGCCAGCCCTGGAATTAAGTGTGTGCATGGGTCTGGACAGACTGCTGGATGTGTGCATGTCATTTTTTATGCGCTGTTGCGTCAACAATGATCAGTACTTGAGCTATCTGAAGGAAAATTACGTCCACGTGTCCAAGGAATGCGTCAAGTCCATTATTGCCGCAAGCAAAGAGCCGCACAAACTGCTGCTTTGGTACGTTTATGAGTGGACACAACAGGAGTGCGATGATGCCGGTCTGGGAGATG GCCACCTGGCAGGTTACGCCTCCCCCCCCGAAGCCGCCAACAGCCGGGATGTTGTGCCAGCCACGGTCGTGGAACGCTGCTACTACAAAGCCTGCCGTCCATTCACAATCGATGCCGAGTCCAATGTGTGGCGTCTGGATATGAAGTGTTCTCGTTTCATTTCCGTGCTGGGTCTAGTGCTTAACAGTCGACTGGCACCCAATCTCACCTGCCACATTGGCCGCGTACCGCAAGAATATCGCGAATCGTTGCGCATTGATCTTTACGCCGACGGTGACGATCCTGTGTGGACGCACATCATCCAGAATCAGTTGACCAAGTACAATTGTGATTTGCATTTGAGTTGGAGCCGAGAACAGGCCTGTGTGTTGACGCCCGAGGTGCAGTACGTGTTGCAGCTGCGTTGGGAGAGCAGCGCCTTTGGGGCAGAGTATCCATGTAGCCTGCAGTCTTGTTTAGTCGATGGCATCCGCTTTATCGATGGCGACTCCTTCAGTGGCAGCCTAGTCAAGGGGCTGCGATATGTGAATCTAGTCTAG
- the LOC133843715 gene encoding uncharacterized protein LOC133843715 isoform X3, which produces MASQSVVTMEKPMAHISLTDWNARVARLCNVADARCADTFTIRNTSRTLINETRIESTWANKESNVALTDRIDELEFWRKIIAKTFERLENEIESLKQEKIKTERLLDTLGAPIALIGETLSKRDCRLGAELTYDEPDTEIKNELYVLENNQRLLSDRCRNAWEKLIRLQDVSEKIRMEIEGKVEAKNTDSKQLALDRSSTKISYKPDSQLHAHMKHGWRMRRTLSSWPRTNWQTPRS; this is translated from the exons ATGGCTTCCCAATCGGTGGTAACTATGGAGAAGCCTATGGCTCATATTTCACTGACAGATTGGAATGCCCGTGTAGCCCGACTTTGCAATGTCGCCGATGCGCGTTGCGCAGACACTTTCACCATTCGAAATACATCACGTACCCTCATAAATGAGACACGAATCGAGAGCACGTGGGCAAACAAAGAATCGAATGTTGCACTGACTGATCG CATAGATGAGTTGGAATTCTGGCGAAAGATAATTGCCAAAACGTTCGAACGTTTAGAGAATGAAATTGAATCACTTAAGCAAGAGAAGATTAAGACGGAGCGTCTCTTGGATACACTGGGAGCACCTATAGCACTCATAGGCGAGACACTGAGCAAGCGCGACTGTCGCCTTGGTGCTGAGCTGACATACGACGAACCTGACACTGAGATCAAAAATGAGCTGTATGTATTGGAGAACAATCAAAGATTGTTGTCAGATCGTTGCCGTAACGCCTGGGAGAAACTGATACGCCTACAGGATGTGAGTGAGAAGATTCGCATGGAGATCGAGGGCAAAGTAGAGGCGAAAAATACGGACAGCAAGCAACTGGCACTTGATCGCagttcaacaaaaatatcgtACAAACCAGACTCGCAGC TGCATGCACATATGAAGCATGGTTGGAGAATGCGAAGAACATTAAGCAGCTGGCCGAGAACGAACTGGCAGACACCGCGGTCATAA
- the LOC133845608 gene encoding tektin-2-like: protein MSFHLAVSFEKPVQHLALSDWQARVDRLRNVANARRADAFTMRNTSRMLRNESQIEGDWANYLSDESLTNRIAELDKWRDLIAKAFVRLELEIEALREEKKAAESELDSQIRPLSVISKVMSIRDGRVIPEITHDSPETETKNELYILENNQRLLVNLCQKAWEKLVRLEEVRFKINRELKDKQDTEDTDSALQAMNRNSTNISYKPDPLRNPRECCSYEHWLEHAKNIKQLAENELAETSAIRNAMIVCRQKSRDLLEAQRARTEYTFRKRIFLTQQAKNELEWQQLKLREEIKNLTCEIQSLEDALQSKTGLLKLAETRLETRAMRCVTELCLDEPHHLLCNEVEKLREIQRCLMNKIDDAKANLNLLSDHAKKVDDDLENKKQSLQTDSEALQLHETLNEEEFAVLKDHNPCEQTDRNVELTRVVLDPRK from the exons atgtctTTTCATTTGGCGGTATCCTTTGAAAAGCCAGTACAGCATTTGGCATTAAGTGACTGGCAGGCCCGAGTGGATCGACTTCGAAATGTGGCCAATGCCCGTCGAGCTGATGCATTCACCATGCGCAACACATCTCGCATGCTTCGCAATGAATCCCAAATCGAGGGCGACTGGGCAAATTATCTATCTGACGAGTCGCTGACTAATCG TATTGCTGAGCTGGATAAATGGCGTGATCTAATCGCCAAGGCATTTGTGCGCCTTGAGTTGGAGATTGAGGCATTACGAGAGGAAAAGAAAGCTGCAGAGAGTGAGCTGGACTCCCAAATACGTCCTTTGTCTGTAATTAGCAAAGTTATGTCTATACGCGATGGACGTGTAATCCCAGAGATAACTCATGATTCTCCGGAGACAGAAACGAAAAATGAACTCTACATATTGGAGAATAATCAGCGATTGCTCGTCAATCTTTGTCAAAAGGCATGGGAGAAGTTGGTACGCCTTGAAGAGGTGCGCTTTAAGATTAACCGAGAGCTTAAAGATAAACAGGATACGGAGGATACCGATAGCGCATTACAAGCAATGAATCGCAATTCAACCAATATATCCTACAAGCCAGATCCGTTGCGTAATCCCAGAGA GTGTTGTTCATACGAGCATTGGCTGGAGCATGCGAAGAACATAAAGCAACTGGCCGAAAATGAATTGGCAGAGACATCCGCTATAAGGAATGCAATGATTGTTTGTCGCCAGAAGTCGCGTGACCTTTTGGAAGCTCAACGTGCACGCACTGAATATACCTTTCGAAAGCGTATTTTTCTGACGCAGCAGGCCAAGAATGAGTTGGAATGGCAACAACTTAAGTTGAGGGAGGAAATTAAGAATCTCACGTGCGAGATTCAGTCTCTTGAAGACGCTTTACAGAGCAAGACGGGTTTGCTCAAGTTAGCGGAGACACGTCTGGAGACGCGAGCAATGCGATGCGTTACTGAGTTGTGCTTGGATGAACCACATCATTTGCTATGCAATGAGGTGGAGAAATTACGTGAAATTCAACGATGTCTTATGAACAAAATTGATGATGCGAAGGCCAACTTGAATCTTCTTTCGGATCATGCGAAAAAGGTTGATGACGACTTGGAGAATAAGAAGCAATCGCTCCAGACAGACTCTGAAGCTCTTCAGCTCCATGAAACACTTAATGAAGAAGAATTCGCTGTTCTGAAGGATCACAATCCCTGTGAACAGACCGATCGTAATGTAGAACTAACACGTGTCGTTTTGGATCCCCGCAAGTGA
- the LOC133843715 gene encoding tektin-B1-like isoform X1, with protein sequence MASQSVVTMEKPMAHISLTDWNARVARLCNVADARCADTFTIRNTSRTLINETRIESTWANKESNVALTDRIDELEFWRKIIAKTFERLENEIESLKQEKIKTERLLDTLGAPIALIGETLSKRDCRLGAELTYDEPDTEIKNELYVLENNQRLLSDRCRNAWEKLIRLQDVSEKIRMEIEGKVEAKNTDSKQLALDRSSTKISYKPDSQRIPQNACTYEAWLENAKNIKQLAENELADTAVIRESLFVCREKARSILNAQQERTEYSLRKRIFETKRARNELEWQKVKMKEEMERAVCSMDNLEAVLQEKSADLKLAETRLENRALRRGRELCLDYAQAILHQEVEKLREMQRCLREKLEESQANYNLLTSHAQKVDLDLENKSQSLNADTRALELRLRLKEEEIGMTAFNPSAHTDRNIELLHMENIPK encoded by the exons ATGGCTTCCCAATCGGTGGTAACTATGGAGAAGCCTATGGCTCATATTTCACTGACAGATTGGAATGCCCGTGTAGCCCGACTTTGCAATGTCGCCGATGCGCGTTGCGCAGACACTTTCACCATTCGAAATACATCACGTACCCTCATAAATGAGACACGAATCGAGAGCACGTGGGCAAACAAAGAATCGAATGTTGCACTGACTGATCG CATAGATGAGTTGGAATTCTGGCGAAAGATAATTGCCAAAACGTTCGAACGTTTAGAGAATGAAATTGAATCACTTAAGCAAGAGAAGATTAAGACGGAGCGTCTCTTGGATACACTGGGAGCACCTATAGCACTCATAGGCGAGACACTGAGCAAGCGCGACTGTCGCCTTGGTGCTGAGCTGACATACGACGAACCTGACACTGAGATCAAAAATGAGCTGTATGTATTGGAGAACAATCAAAGATTGTTGTCAGATCGTTGCCGTAACGCCTGGGAGAAACTGATACGCCTACAGGATGTGAGTGAGAAGATTCGCATGGAGATCGAGGGCAAAGTAGAGGCGAAAAATACGGACAGCAAGCAACTGGCACTTGATCGCagttcaacaaaaatatcgtACAAACCAGACTCGCAGCGTATTCCCCAAAA TGCATGCACATATGAAGCATGGTTGGAGAATGCGAAGAACATTAAGCAGCTGGCCGAGAACGAACTGGCAGACACCGCGGTCATAAGGGAGTCATTATTTGTATGTCGGGAGAAGGCTCGAAGCATACTGAATGCCCAACAGGAGCGTACTGAATATAGCTTGCGGAAGCGAATATTCGAGACCAAGCGGGCGCGCAATGAGCTGGAGTGGCAGAAGGTCAAGATGAAGGAGGAAATGGAGAGAGCAGTATGCTCCATGGACAACTTGGAGGCCGTATTACAGGAGAAGAGCGCCGATCTGAAGCTTGCCGAGACACGCCTGGAGAATCGTGCACTGCGGAGGGGCAGAGAGCTTTGTCTGGATTATGCTCAAGCCATTCTCCATCAAGAGGTGGAAAAGTTACGTGAAATGCAACGATGCCTTAGGGAGAAACTGGAAGAGTCACAGGCAAACTATAATCTCTTAACGAGTCATGCCCAAAAAGTCGATTTAGATCTGGAGAATAAAAGCCAATCGCTGAATGCTGATACACGAGCTCTTGAGTTAAGACTGCGGCTCAAAGAGGAGGAAATTGGAATGACGGCATTCAATCCAAGTGCTCACACTGATCGAAACATTGAATTACTGCATATGGAGAATATTCCAAAGTGA
- the LOC133843715 gene encoding tektin-2-like isoform X2, which translates to MASQSVVTMEKPMAHISLTDWNARVARLCNVADARCADTFTIRNTSRTLINETRIESTWANKESNVALTDRIDELEFWRKIIAKTFERLENEIESLKQEKIKTERLLDTLGAPIALIGETLSKRDCRLGAELTYDEPDTEIKNELYVLENNQRLLSDRCRNAWEKLIRLQDVSEKIRMEIEGKVEAKNTDSKQLALDRSSTKISYKPDSQRIPQNACTYEAWLENAKNIKQLAENELADTAVIRESLFVCREKARSILNAQQERTEYSLRKRIFETKRARNELEWQKVKMKEEMERAVCSMDNLEAVLQEKSADLKLAETRLENRALRRGRELCLDYAQAILHQEVEKLREMQRCLREKLEESQANYNLLTSHAQKVDLDTSS; encoded by the exons ATGGCTTCCCAATCGGTGGTAACTATGGAGAAGCCTATGGCTCATATTTCACTGACAGATTGGAATGCCCGTGTAGCCCGACTTTGCAATGTCGCCGATGCGCGTTGCGCAGACACTTTCACCATTCGAAATACATCACGTACCCTCATAAATGAGACACGAATCGAGAGCACGTGGGCAAACAAAGAATCGAATGTTGCACTGACTGATCG CATAGATGAGTTGGAATTCTGGCGAAAGATAATTGCCAAAACGTTCGAACGTTTAGAGAATGAAATTGAATCACTTAAGCAAGAGAAGATTAAGACGGAGCGTCTCTTGGATACACTGGGAGCACCTATAGCACTCATAGGCGAGACACTGAGCAAGCGCGACTGTCGCCTTGGTGCTGAGCTGACATACGACGAACCTGACACTGAGATCAAAAATGAGCTGTATGTATTGGAGAACAATCAAAGATTGTTGTCAGATCGTTGCCGTAACGCCTGGGAGAAACTGATACGCCTACAGGATGTGAGTGAGAAGATTCGCATGGAGATCGAGGGCAAAGTAGAGGCGAAAAATACGGACAGCAAGCAACTGGCACTTGATCGCagttcaacaaaaatatcgtACAAACCAGACTCGCAGCGTATTCCCCAAAA TGCATGCACATATGAAGCATGGTTGGAGAATGCGAAGAACATTAAGCAGCTGGCCGAGAACGAACTGGCAGACACCGCGGTCATAAGGGAGTCATTATTTGTATGTCGGGAGAAGGCTCGAAGCATACTGAATGCCCAACAGGAGCGTACTGAATATAGCTTGCGGAAGCGAATATTCGAGACCAAGCGGGCGCGCAATGAGCTGGAGTGGCAGAAGGTCAAGATGAAGGAGGAAATGGAGAGAGCAGTATGCTCCATGGACAACTTGGAGGCCGTATTACAGGAGAAGAGCGCCGATCTGAAGCTTGCCGAGACACGCCTGGAGAATCGTGCACTGCGGAGGGGCAGAGAGCTTTGTCTGGATTATGCTCAAGCCATTCTCCATCAAGAGGTGGAAAAGTTACGTGAAATGCAACGATGCCTTAGGGAGAAACTGGAAGAGTCACAGGCAAACTATAATCTCTTAACGAGTCATGCCCAAAAAGTCGATTTAGAT ACGAGCTCTTGA